One window of the Oncorhynchus clarkii lewisi isolate Uvic-CL-2024 chromosome 19, UVic_Ocla_1.0, whole genome shotgun sequence genome contains the following:
- the LOC139374660 gene encoding uncharacterized protein, which translates to MICPDVVDEVKTGEGSEDYSTRATFQFSILKQLLMDGKYEKYRGYINHYERFVKDWLFDQIVQQLSKENSLEKLEKKHLSEIVKIITYTISNIRKTTGFLRDINTFIQNMYCALGEKLVFPEDALDSIMILNTTNTEQFADYLTEFVREIEQSLAAKYDKERDIKERLKSLPFKPQDKMFTRLFGCGEVCPFCGAPCDAGGKEHAKHFTAIHRPKGLNGSTSRCTTKLVTDICSSDVTSKSLFIHPLVTGLVGHPYKDYRKYYPDWIITGDSSIKASDYWKYVMATFNERIAEEEKALPADIPWDWKALTPDDALKSLKKAYNMK; encoded by the coding sequence ATGATATGTCCTGATGTGGTTGATGAAGTGAAGACAGGTGAAGGGTCAGAGGATTACAGCACCCGAGCGACTTTCCAGTTCTCCATTTTGAAACAACTCCTGATGGATGGGAAATATGAGAAATATAGAGGGTACATAAACCATTATGAAAGGTTTGTGAAGGACTGGCTGTTTGACCAGATTGTCCAACAACTCTCAAAGGAGAACAGTCTGGAGAAGTTGGAGAAGAAACATCTTTCAGAGATAGTCAAGATAATCACTTACACAATCTCTAACATCAGAAAAACAACTGGCTTTTTAAGAGATATCAATACTTTCATTCAAAACATGTACTGTGCCCTTGGAGAGAAGCTTGTCTTTCCAGAGGATGCTCTGGATTCCATTATGATTCTAAATACCACAAACACAGAACAGTTTGCTGACTACCTCACAGAGTTTGTGAGAGAAATCGAGCAGTCCCTAGCAGCTAAGTATGACAAGGAAAGAGACATCAAAGAGAGACTCAAATCTCTGCCATTCAAGCCTCAGGACAAGATGTTCACCAGACTGTTTGGCTGTGGTGAGGTATGTCCTTTCTGCGGTGCACCCTGTGATGCAGGGGGGAAGGAGCATGCTAAACACTTTACAGCTATTCATCGTCCAAAAGGTCTAAATGGTTCAACGTCCAGATGTACAACTAAGTTAGTAACTGACATATGTTCCTCTGATGTGACCAGTAAATCATTATTCATTCACCCCCTGGTGACGGGATTGGTTGGTCACCCCTACAAGGACTACAGGAAATATTACCCTGACTGGATCATAACTGGAGATTCCAGCATCAAGGCTTCAGACTACTGGAAGTATGTGATGGCCACATTCAATGAGAGAATCGCTGAGGAAGAAAAGGCACTTCCTGCTGATATCCCATGGGACTGGAAGGCATTAACACCTGATGATGCATTGAAGAGCTTGAAAAAGGCTTACAACATGAAATAA